Below is a genomic region from Methanosphaera sp. ISO3-F5.
AAACAGCCAAATTATTATATGAAAGCACAAGACCTGTATTATATGGGTGGGGAGAAACATCTGTAGAAGCAATAAAGAAAGGAATAAAAATTGCAGAATTATCAGGCTCAGTTATAGATAATCAATCAACGATATGTCATGGTTCCACAATTCAAGCATTTCAAAATGTAGGACACCCTGTGATGACATTAGGTGAAGTAAAAAACAGGGCAGATGTAATAATATATGTTGGAACAAATCCGATGGATGATCATCCAAGACATTTATCTAGGTACACAACATTTCCTGAGGGATTTTTCAGAAGAAATGGAAGAAATGACCGGACAGTAATAACATTGGATCCTAAATTTACAAATACTGCAAAAGTATCTGATGAATGGATACAATTCAATATGAATGAAGATTATTTATTATTCAATGCATTAAGAACTATTCTTAGGGGAGAAACAATAGAAGAAAATGAAATAGCAGGAGTACCAGTGGAACAATTAAACAAGTTAATAAACATAATGAAAAACGCAGAATATGGCGCATTATTTTTTGGATTAGGCGTATCTCAGACACTAGCAAAACAGAAAAATGTGGATGTTTTAATTCAATTAATAGAAGATTTAAACAGATATTCTAAATGGTCTATGTTACCTATGAGAGGATTCTTTAATGTAAGTGGATTTAATATTGCATTAACCTCTGAAACAGGGTATCCTTATGGAGTGGATTTTTCAAGAGGATATCCTAGATTTATGGTGGGTGAAACAACAACTATTGACTTATTAAATAGAAGGGAACCTGATTTTTTCATGGCGATTTCAGCAGATCCTGGTGTTCAATTTCCAGGATATTCAATACAACACTTAACTCAAATTCCTACAGTACAAATTGATACGCATTGGGGACCATACACGGAATTATCGGATATTGTTCTGCCAAGTACTAGAGTTGGCGTGGAAACAGAAGGAACAGCTTATCGTATGGATTCAATTCCACTGTTCATGAAAAAAGTAATAGATAAACCTGAAAACTGTCATTCAGATGAATGGATTTTAACAGAATTATATAAAAGAGTAGAAACACTAAAAAATGGGGATGAAAACTAATGGAATATGTTCTAAAAAATGGAATAGTATATGATCCAAAAAATAATATTGATGGAGAACAAATGGACATATTCATCAAAGACAATAAAATAGTGGATAAGGTATCAAATAATGCAAAAATACTTGATATAACTGGTAAGTTGGTTATGCCAGGGGGAGTAGACTTACATTCTCATATAGCAGGTCCAAAATTGTCTATAGGCAGATTATATCGGCCTGAAGATATTAGGCGAGGAATCAAACCAGCAACCAAAAATGATATTTCCGGTTTTGAAGCAGGATTCTCATTACCTACTTGTCCAACAATAGGATATCGTTACACAAAAATGGGTTATACTACAGTTACAGAAGCAGCTGTTCCCCCATTAGAAGCAAAACATGCTCATGAAGAAATAAACAGTATTCCTAATTTGGATATTCCTACACTAACATTATTCG
It encodes:
- a CDS encoding formylmethanofuran dehydrogenase subunit B, coding for METPITDYDEEVKNCSCSYCGNNCDDITYLLKNNNIVGVRHACRIGASKIINDQDQRLLNPMVRNEEGLLEETTWDEALDKTAKLLYESTRPVLYGWGETSVEAIKKGIKIAELSGSVIDNQSTICHGSTIQAFQNVGHPVMTLGEVKNRADVIIYVGTNPMDDHPRHLSRYTTFPEGFFRRNGRNDRTVITLDPKFTNTAKVSDEWIQFNMNEDYLLFNALRTILRGETIEENEIAGVPVEQLNKLINIMKNAEYGALFFGLGVSQTLAKQKNVDVLIQLIEDLNRYSKWSMLPMRGFFNVSGFNIALTSETGYPYGVDFSRGYPRFMVGETTTIDLLNRREPDFFMAISADPGVQFPGYSIQHLTQIPTVQIDTHWGPYTELSDIVLPSTRVGVETEGTAYRMDSIPLFMKKVIDKPENCHSDEWILTELYKRVETLKNGDEN